The DNA window GGTGATTTCTCCCGGGTGTTCCCGGACCGTCTCCACCCACACGTCCACGGCGTGCCGCGGTGATATCTCCTGTGCCGGCTTCGGCAGCTCCGCGTAGCCGATCCCCTGCGGGCCGTGGGTCTCCTCGGTGGTCACCAGGGGGATGTCCAGCGGCACCTCGGCGCCGAGTGCCACTTCCACGCCGGTGCGGCCGCAGAGTTCCAGAAGTGCCAGGTTGTTCAGGGCCACCTGCCTGGCACCCACGTTGCCGGCCGTGCACGTGATGGCCCGGATGGCGATCTCGGGCCGGGAGAGCAAGTAGACCAGTGCAAGGGCGTCGTCAATCCCGGTGTCGACGTCCATCAGGACGGACTGCATCAGAACAGGGCCACCTTGGGTGTCTGCGGGAAGATGGCATCCAGTTCGTCCAATTCGGCCGCGTCCGGCACCCAGGCCACGGCCTCCGCATTCTGGCGGACCTGCTCGGGCCGCGTGGCGCCGGCTATGACGCTGCCGACGGACGGCTGGGCGGCCAGCCAGGAGAAAGCCACCTGCACTTCGGTGAGGTCCCGGGCAGCCGCGAACGCACTGAACTGCTCCAGCTGCTGCCAGTCCGCATCCCGTACCAGGCTGGTGCGGGTGTGGCTGAGCCGCGAGCCGGCGGGGGCCTGGTCCGGCGCGTACTTTCCGGTCAGGAGCCCATTGGCCAGCGGGAAGTACGGCAGGAGGCCGATCCCGTAGGCCTCGGCCGCGGGGGTGACCTCCAGTTCGGCACGCCGGTCCAGCAGGTTGTAGTGGTTCTGTGACGAGATGAAGCGCGAGCCGCCGCGGGCACGGGCCACGAATTCGGCCTCGGCGATCTGCCAGCCGGCCCGGTTCGAGTGGCCGATGTACCGCACCTTGCCGCTCGTCACCAGCTCGTCGAGGGCGTCGAGGGTCTCGTCGATGGGGGTCAGCGGGTCCGGGGTGTGGAACTGGTAGAGGTCGATCCAGTCTGTACCGAGCCGGCGCAGGGAGGCCTCCGCGGCGCGGATGATGTAGCGCCGCGAGCCGCGGGCCCCGAAGTCCTTGCCGTTGCCACCCTGCATGTCCATGCCGAACTTGGTGGCCACGATGGCTTCCTCGCGCCTGCTGCCGAGCGCCTTGCCGAGCATGGTCTCGCTGAGTCCCGGCTCGCGGCCGTAGGTATCGGCGACGTCGAACAGCGTCACGCCGGCGTCAAGGGCGGCATGAACGACGGCGTCTGTCCCCTCCTGCGATTCCGTCACCGTATTGGCCCGGCCCAGGTTGTTGCAGCCGAGCCCGACCACGGAGACAGTCAATCCGGATTTTCCAAGACGGCGATATTCAGTCATGGAAACACCCTATAACGGCACGGACGGCCGCCCGTTGGCCGGCGTAAGCTTGCGGCCGCCCTGGCGCCCGCACAGCCCCGTCAGCCCGCGCAGCTCAGGCGGATTGGAATTCCAGTCCGTGCTCGTCGAGGGCGTCCTGAAGCTGCGCCAGGGTCTTGGCGCACATGCCCGGGAGTGCCGCAACCTGGCGCTGCCCCAGCTGCGCCACCTGCTCAAGCGTCTCCACCCCGGAGTGGGCGAGAAGCCGGCGCGCAGGCGAGGCGATGCCCCGCGGAAGCGGTGTCCGGCCTGGTTGGACTGACTTCGGTGTCATGACGTCCTGCCTTCCTTGTGCGTGGAACTACTCTTAGAGGCTGAAGCTGGCGGCCTGCTTGGGTGAGTGCTTAAGCTTCAACGCCGTCGGGTCGCTGAACGGAGCCGCGCCGATGCTCAGCTTGGTGAAATCCAGGTCCTCGCCGCGGATGCAGACCTTGATGGCGGCCACGGCCTTGTTCACATCCGGGCACAGGCAGAAGATATTGAGCTTGGAGTCGCTGAATTCCGAGCGGTCCACGACACCCAGGCCGCGCCACGCCAGGTGGCTGATCAGGGCGTCCTTGGCCTTTTCCTCAAGGTAGCGGTCCCGGCTGGTGCCTTCCTTGGTCTTCAGCGCGTACTGCGCGACCACCCAGAACTGCTCCTCCTCCGGAATCTCGGCGTAGCCGTCCTCGGCACACTGCACCGCGAAGGCGTCCATCAGCCTCTCGGCGGCCTCGGCATCCGGTACGTCCGTCTCCTCGGTCTTGCTCTGGTGCCCCACTACCCCGTGGTTCATGATGAACTGGCTGTAGTCCTCGTCGAACCAGGCTTCCCTAAACTGGAGGGCCCCTTCTTCATCGCGCTTGTAGACCCGGATAATTCCGCTCATG is part of the Arthrobacter sp. KBS0703 genome and encodes:
- a CDS encoding aldo/keto reductase encodes the protein MTEYRRLGKSGLTVSVVGLGCNNLGRANTVTESQEGTDAVVHAALDAGVTLFDVADTYGREPGLSETMLGKALGSRREEAIVATKFGMDMQGGNGKDFGARGSRRYIIRAAEASLRRLGTDWIDLYQFHTPDPLTPIDETLDALDELVTSGKVRYIGHSNRAGWQIAEAEFVARARGGSRFISSQNHYNLLDRRAELEVTPAAEAYGIGLLPYFPLANGLLTGKYAPDQAPAGSRLSHTRTSLVRDADWQQLEQFSAFAAARDLTEVQVAFSWLAAQPSVGSVIAGATRPEQVRQNAEAVAWVPDAAELDELDAIFPQTPKVALF